ctgaaaggtaagactctgaacttcacctatgTTGCCGCTCCGACTTGCATACCACTGATGCGGAGCCCAGAACGCCAAGCATGCCCCTCAACGTCACagagactcgaacctcctttagcctATCCACCAATCCGGACTTCATTTATTCCTTCTTCtggcttcaccatggaccaaaaagtcactttatatcaacacagaatagagcttcgtgccgctccctccggaaccaaacagTCGgattaaaaacatgggtgcgcacgaccgaataccacccgatccagaaaCTCTAGGCAAAAGATGCATTGTTCCATTCGTCGGCGGAGCTTTCCGAAACTCATCTCTCCAGCTAGATCACGGCAAACTGACAtccggtagatcttcatcttcgcttgcAAGAAACCCGAGGACCTCCACCAAAACAAAGCAAGACTAGCAGCCCCCACGTCGCCGATCCCTCCTGCTAGATCACTAGGGAAGAAGACGGCTGGCTGATCATGCGTACCGCTGCCGAACCGCCACCGGGAGCGGAGGCCGCCATCACTCCGGCTACTCCTCCATGGCTAGCGGCGAAGTGCATCAGGCCCCGGCCAAGCAGTCGTGACGCCCGCTTCCTCCATCGGCGCctcatcacctcccatggaacggCGCCGCGGAAACCCTCTCCCCCCTCGTCATTCGACGGAAGGGGCGCCACCACCGCCGTCGAGGCCGGGGCCAGGGCCGGCAGCAGAGGCGCCTTGTGGGGCGACGGTCTGAGGGGAGGCTGCGGGATGGGAGGGTTCCTCCACCGCCGAAAGGGAGGGGGCGGGAGAGCGTGTATGGTTAGGGACAGCAACTGAATCACTAATGTTCTCATACACAAAGGATatcgagcttgttactcttggaggggtgacctcctagttggcttggcggttggtgctccggtgacctcttcgtggaagattttgAAGAGACCCGGGCTTcttcttcgtggagcttgtgaagtggttgtggagcttgccatctctggagtggaggaaaagctagtcATAAGGGAAAGGCATATGTCCTTCGTGGTATTGGCTTAGAGAAGAAGATGAGCTTTCGTGACGTTCGGGAGACCTTCGTGGTAGCCCGCATCTCTTCAACGTGACGTACCTCACCTTGTGTGGCCATGTGGTGGAACacaggaatacatcttcgtctccgcgtggctcggttatctctatacccgagtttacttttcttgtgatagccatcgtgtttGAATtacatatatatcttgctatcacttgtgctatatatatcttgtgcctatcttacttatcttagttgttgttgttgcacttagttgggcCTAGCATATTTAGATTTTGtacttgtaaaataaacgttaattccgcattcttacatgcTAAATCCGTAATAGTTTTTAAAACGTCTATTCAaccccctctaggcggcatctCGTCCTTTCAGAAAGTGTGAGGTTTTGGTCCCTAGCCCATGCCCAAGCACTGAAAAGATTGTCAGCTCGTTAGTGAGAAATAATTTAAGCACCGGTCTCAAGCATTCATCAAAACAAATCAATACCCGTAAAGTAGAAGTGGGACCCATATTAGAACAGAAAACGACCCCAACATTGTTTTCTCGTCTTTCTCGTCGCGATACTAAAATAATCCCCTTTCTCCTCACAACTCACAACAAATCCGTCTCCTTCCTCATCTCTTCTTCCTAATTCAGTGTGGATTAGAGAGGGAGTGCGACGTGGAGTAGACAGGGAGGGGAAGAGTGGGTGATGAGGTTGTGGAAGCTGGGGTGGCGCGCACAGCGTGTGGAGGACCTGTGGAGGGCCTTATGCATTCTTCACCCTCTATGATCTGCAATCTTCATGGCTTACGAAGACTTTTTTTTGCGGGTGCACAGGTAAATGCTTGAACCAGATTAAGGAAAGCACACAGAACTGCACGTATATTTAGTTCGGACAAACTAACTCAAAACCCTGAGAACTTCAAATGCCATCCGGAATTGCACATCTCTTTATTCAGGAACAGAGTGTAGCTTGTTATAAATAATTAAATAAGGTCTTGGCTCAGCTTTAAATTACAGAACAGTCAACAAGCAAACCAATGATAAACCAGAAACACATCTTGAAGCGTCTAAACCATATAGCAAGCCAACGAGAAAACAACGAAGGCAGCGAGGTTGTGGAGAAGGCATCCAGGAACGTGCCGACGTCTGCTGCAACCGAACTACTAGACCTGAGCTCCACCGTCATCACCTCCAGAAAGGACTCCAAGTCCCTTGCCCTGGATCGAAGGGTGTCGAACAATTAGGATGTAAAGAAGTTCCCTGATAAACTCATTACTTAGGTAGACAGTTTTCGCCTATGCATAGGTAAATGCTGGAACCAGAATAAGGAAAGCACACAGAATGGCACATATATTTACTTCGCACAAACCCTGAGAACTTCAAATCCCATCCGGAATTGCCGCTTTATTCAAAAAACAGAGTGCAGCTTGTTATAAATAGGTCCATCCAAAACCACATGTCcttctctttcttgtatcttagcAGCACCAAACTGCAGACATCTTATCTACAGAACGAGGAAATAAAGGCAAGGGTTTCTTCGACTGGTCGCAGGGGTGGATAGTTAACTTCAGTTGGTGCCCTGAGTTTCTCCAGGAAGCTTGGATCGACAGGGTCCTAAAGAGAACAAATAAATACAAAAACAAGGTTTAGTCTATCAAGTAACTAGCTACCATCATGCTGCTACAAATGTTACTAGACCACAAGCTATGACAGTATAATTACCTTGTACGAATATCTAACTTGGGCCTCCTCGGTTTCCAGctgtaaagacatgcaaccgacaTGATCAAAGCAACCCCAAAAATAGCTAACACCAGCTTAATAAAAAATAAATCATAATACGTACTTGGTCGGCAGTTACTCCCACATCTTCCCTTGGTCCATAAGAATGATACGTGCCGGGCAAGCAAGAGTGACCACCAACGTATGCATCATCCTTGGGGTGCTTCACTTCAGATAAACAACGATAGCAGTAACCCAAGTCTAGAAAGGGAGATTTGTCAATCAACTGCCAAATAATCCACGAGGCATGCACGCAATATAAAAAAATAGTACATGGTTGTAAAACAATATGCATCATACTTGGGTTGCTTAACTTCAGATGAACAAAACTAGCAGTAACCCAAGTCTAAAAAGGGTGATTTGCCAATCAACTGTCAAATGATGCACAAGGTATACTCACAATATAAAATTAATAATACTACCTCTGGCtctgtccataaaaggatgtctcaATTTTGTCAAAATatgcatgtatctagacatattttaatgTGTCAATAAATGCTAATTTAGATAAAGTtgagacatccttttatggatggagggagtacatggTTGTAAAAAATGTGCATCCAGCCATTACACATGGATGTGCAGAAAAAACCGAGATATTACAAATATAACCATTACTACACATATCTGGCATGTGGGGGCCTGGACCCACATGGCCACATGGGCTGCAGCCTGCAGGCATGCAAGTATCTGCCATAGGTAGATACATAACTATGGTACCCTTGGTTTGTTAGTTCATTCGTCACATATAAGAGGTTACCATCACCACAAATATTTTAAACCAAGAAGATGCCAATCAAGGTCTTAATGCCAATGAAACAATCAATTCCCCTCTCCATCTCTTATTTACCAAGCAATAGATTGGAGATATTTCAGGCTACATCATCAAGCATAATGGATAATAAGAGTTAATATAGGGATCAAACTAGAGACAGATAGACAATAATAAACTATATAATATGCAAGGTTAAATTAGCATAAACGACAAACTGAAAAATACACAAGTTTAGGACAAGAGTACTGTATACCTTTGTCAAAAGGATTAACCCTGCAGATACAGCTGACCACCAACAAATCTCGTTCACGCATAGTCTCAGCAAAGAATAATAGGTCATTGTTGTCTTTGGTCTTTGTAGTGAAATTGATATGATAGTACATCCTACGACTCCCACTCTGATTAAACACATGGTAGCTCACCACACCTTTGAGTTCATATGCAAGATCCTAAATATGAAGAAGCATGGAAGGTCAACAATTTATTGatagataaataaataaaaaagacAGTCACACAATGCAAGCGAGGTATGAGCACAGAGAGCTGAGGGCAGAATCAAGGGAATGAGAGCAAACCCCTAAAAGATTGTGATCATCGTTATACTTGTCGACCAAAGCTCGAACCAACTGAAGCATCCAACTACGCATTTCATCAACCGGCAGTGACTGCAACCGCAACTTCCTTGTGCCATCAGGCCAGTACAGAATGTTGCGTATAATCTTCTCACGGGTAGATTCATTCACACGATAAACCAAATCTGGATCATATGGATCGATGCGCCTGGTTTAGATCAAAGCAAATATAGTTATAATACTGTACTTTCACAAACATAGAGAACCCAAAGAGATACTGAGTACTTTGTCAATGCTATCAGCCCTACATATGGTGATTGTGAATTAGTTTACCTGGGAGGTTGATGAATAGGACCAAACACTCAAGCTACTTCTAACATAGCTAATGGTTTTAATAAatccaaacaaaaacaaaaccaaATTGTTTGCATGCTCATAAGTTTCGAGTTCTCGATGCAAAATGAATTAAAAATTAGATGCCCAACTCTGTCTGCATCCATCAACCGCACTATTTTGACCTGTTAATAGAACATGGTGTTCTGGATATCACCGTTGTTTACTACATATAAGTGGGAATGCTTCACCAAATTTTCATGGTTCCCACACAGGAATTAAAAATTTAATGTAGCATGTTATTTTATTTTTCCTTAGACCAGTCAGCCGTTGAACACTCGAACTTggggttattatttatttcccGATTCATGGTGTAATGTCTATGCTAATCTTCCGAGACGTGATCCTACAGTATAGAAGTATAGACCTGTTTGTATATAACGAATGAAAACCATATATACAAACAGAGGATAAATGAACCAACAGAAATTTATAACGAAGTTGAGAAACTTTACATTGTTGGATCCTGACGATCACCAAGATAGCAATCGATGGCACTGTAAGCCTCTGTTAAGCTAGGAAACTGCCCACCCACATCCGGATATGTATGATAAAATCCGCTGTGGTCAGTCCTGATGTAAAATCTGATTCCCCAATCACTAAATACCCGTACCCTCATGGAGCACGGGGATATTGAAGTGGGCGATTCCTCCAATGAGGCAGTGTGGAATAATTCATTCAAGGACAGGACATCTGGTGGCTGCAGCGTTTGTACAGATGCAGTGCCTCCCACCTGCATCTCCTCAAGCCTGAAGCAGGGCAAGCAAGTTCGGTGAAATTATCTTAACTGGAGGCAATGAATAATCCACGTGATCATGTGCTATGGCCATCTTTATAAAAGAGGGAAGGATCCTAAATCATCTACCAGTAACCTGAGACATGGATCCGGCTGAAATACAAGGAAATCTATACGGGGTGGGATCAATCCCCGCCTACCGATACGTAGAACAATCCGATTTCGACTAGATCGGGCATAGAAAACTGACAATGAAGCGATCgagaggggcataccttgacagggAAGACAATACGCTGAGCATGAGTAGGTTGATGTTTGAGATGGGCAGGGATGGAAAACCATAGTCCGTGAAGTACTTTCCATCCCTATCTACGAAGACAACGATGACTGGCCCGGGATCGGACCGGGCTGCGGCGAGTTGGTCCCGACTGCTTCCGCGCAGAGGAGAAACGATCGCTTCTTCGTCTCTGCCACAACATCGGACGGAAACTATCTGCCGCCCGGCGGCGGTGGGAACATCAAAGTGCACTGTTGGGTGGCCCATGTAGAGTCCGGGAGCGTGTAAGCTGTCAACGTGGGGACGGCCAAGAGTTTCGCTGCAGCCCCGGCGAGGGTCTGGCATGGGGAAGCCGTGGTGAGGGCAACGGCGATTAGGGCATCTAGAAAGGCGTCCAGTGCCAAGTAGGATATTCCATGAGGGGGAAAACTCTCGGTAAGTTAATAGATGGTCCATAGCGCCGACATTTGGCTCTGTATCGATGGCCTGTACCCTTTGTACCAAGGCTGTCTTcaagatttcaaaaaaaaaaaaaaagggctgTCTTCCTTCGTGGACTATCCAGTGTCTCAATTTCAGTTCTATGGGCTTTGGCGGCGAGGAGGGAAAACCATAGTCCGTGAAGTACTTTCCAGCATGGCCAGCACGACCATAGGCCATGGCGTGGTCGTAGGTGGTCGGCGACTACTGTGGCAACACCTAGTTGACGCCGCCCTACCACATTGCTTCGCCGTTTTGATGCTTCTCCTATAGTTGACGGCTCTTTTTgcatcatttttttttttgaaaagggaACGATACAGAAGGACCCGGTGCTTCATTGATTCTCGTTAGTGtaagaacaaattacagttacggACTGAAAAGAGTAAGAAAGTACAATTAGTCCCTTACATTTTGCACAAAGGACCACAAAAGAGAATCTAGAAAAGCAGTTGGATCCTGATCTTTCTCCGTCGCTATCCAGCAGCTCAATGTATTCAACATCGATGTCGACGGGAACGAAACCATTTGGGAAGGGGAGACGGGAGCCCAGTAGGTTGTACTCAAAGGGCCTCCGATATGGCATAGCATCCTGGAGGTTGAGGACTGGGAGCGGCCGCAATTCAACCTTTAAGGACGGCGACACGTTCATCGCCCTGATGAAACTGCCGAGAGAAGCACTCCTACTCTCCAACTGCAGCTCCGACCAGCAAAAACAACTAGCACTAAAAATTACTCCTTCCTGGCCTAGTCGCCTCCATGGCGATTGCGAACAGGGAGCACATAACCTTGAATTTTTCCATAGAAACCATAAAGAACCCCATCCAATCCTAGAGCCACTTCCTTCCGCTACCTTGGCGATTAGGAGGAACTCAAAATCCAGGGCAGCACCTTTATCAAAAGAATAGAAAAGGTGGGGAAACATCTGAGCAACTGCTACCAAAGTAGCATGTCACCATGTATTAGGCCTAGAGGTTATGGCATAAGAGCCACCTCCAACCCAGCTCCACCCCTCGGCCTCGTGGCCACAATGGGCTTGAAGGCGAGAAGATACTGGAGGAGAGGTGCGGCGAGCAGCATGGCCATGGTGGGGAGAGGCGGTGGTCAACAACGGAACATGAGTCGAAGCAAAATCATGTCACTTATGTCAGACACAAGACCACGGGATGATATGCGATATTTGCAGGGTTTTGCAATTTAATACCCCTACCCCGTCCAATCCAGAATGAGTGTCGGAGATTTAATTTAAATTTGAGCTAATTTAAACTAAAATTCTGACAATTATTAATTTAAACTAAACATATTAATTTAAACTAAACATCTGACACTTGTTATAGATCAGAGGTAGTAAAGAACTAAATATCTACTAGAGTTGAAATTGGCTTCTAGGTTTTTCAGCAATCATTTTATAACCCGTTTTCTTAGCGATCGGGTTGCAGATGGGCATCATGACATCCGACCCATTATACTACCTCCGATCCATGGTACTTGTCGCTAAAACAAATAAATAATAGACTAAAAATGTGtacatctttactattaaatgggagttggtcgtttgacactcaacgcattTGATGGTCGTTATTAAAACAATCTGGACCCTCTAATCTATTCTCCTTATCTCAGCTTCGCCCGATCAAGTCACACCCCAAATATCTCCACGCACAAATTAATTATGGTATAAAAATCAGTCACGATATCTCAGGCTTCTTCATCCAATCAAGTCAGGGGCGTGGATCCTCTGCAGTTGTACTATTACTGTACGGGTACAGTAATTCACCTAATCTGCCGTCAAATGCAATCGAACGGACCTCCTTTTATTCCTAGGCATGTCTTCTAAACAGACGCAAAAACAGAGCACGATCATCTCTTACTGTTTACAGAGTACAGATTGATCAATTGGGCTAAGCAGGTGCAACTACAATAGAAGCATTTCTCAATCCACCTTTAATCTGTAGCGTTCTAACTCACGATCTGTTCGGTCAGCCGGCCGTGTACGCCGGCCTCTTCAGCTGCTGTCGGCAGTGGCGTCGCAAGTACAGCAATGACTCGGCCGGCCTCGTCTACGGCCGCTGCCGACGGCGGCCTTGCAAGTTCAATAATGGGCCTACATGTCCTGCAATGAGCAGATGCAATTTTGACGGCAAACTTTTTTGTTTCTAATTAGGTGTGAGCACGGTGAGTTAGAAGAGGCCCGTTCGATTAAAAATTGACGGCAGATTAGGTGAATTACTGTACCCATACAGTAATAGTACAACTACAGAGGATCTGCGCCCTCAAGTTAGGGGCGTGGATCCTCTGCAGTTGTACTATTACTGTACGGGTACAGTAATTCACCTAATCTGCCGTCAAATGCAATCGAACGGTCCTCCTTTTATTCCTAGGCATGTCTTCCAAAAAGATGCAAAAACAGAGCACGATCATCTCTTACTATTTACAAAGTACAGATTGATCAATCGGGCTAAGCAGGTGCAACTGCAATAGAAGCATTTCTCAATCCACCTTTAATCTGTAGCGTTCTAACTCACGATCTGTTCGGCGGGCCGGCCGTGTACGCCGGCCTGTTCAGCTGCTGTCGGCAGTGGCGTCGCAAGTACAGCAATGACTCGGCCGGCCTCGTCTACGGCCGCTGCCGACGGCGGCCTTGCAAGTTCAGCAATGAGCCTACATGTCCTGCAATGAGCAGATGCAATTTTGACGGCAAGCTTTTTTGTTTCTAATTAGGTGTGAGCACGGTGGGTTAGAAGAGGCCCGTTCGATTAAAAATTGACGGCAGATTAGGTGAATTATTGTACCCATACAGTAATAGTACAACTACAGAGGATCTGCGCCCTCAAGTCAGGGGCGTGGATCCTCTGCAGTTGTACTATTACTGTACGAGTACAGTAATTCACCTAATCTGCCGTCAAATGCAATCGAACGGACCTCCTTTTATTCCTAGGCATGTCTTCTAAACAGACGCAAAAACAGAGCACGATCATCTCTTACTGTTTACAGAGTACAGATTGATCAATTGGGCTAAGCAGGTGCAACTgcaatagaagcatttttcaatCCACCTTTAATCTGTAGCGTTCTAACTCACGATCTGTTCGGCCGGCCGGCCGTGTACGCCGGCCTCTTCAGCTGCTATCGGCAGTGGCGTCGCAAGTACAGCAATGACTCGGCCGGCCTCGTCTACGGCCGCTGCCGACGGCGGCCTTGCAAGTTCAGCAATGAGCCTACATGTCCTGCAATGAGCTGATGCAATTTTGACGGCAAGCTTTTTTGTTTCTAATTAGGTGTGAGCACGGTGGGTTAGAAgaggctgatacgcgtacagcacgcgtccgttgggaaccccaagaggaaggtgtgatgcgtacagcggtaagttttccctcagtatgaaaccaaggtttatcgaaccagtaggagccaagaagcacgttgaaggttgatggcggcgagatgtagtgcggcgcaacaccagggattccggcgccaacgtggaacctgcacaacacaaaccaagtactttgccccaacgaaacaaatgaggttgtcaatctcaccggcttgctgtaacaaaggattagatgtatagtgtggatgatgattgtttgcgtaaaaacggtAGAACAAAGATGTGcaaagattgtatttcagtatagagaattggaccggggtccacagttcactagaggtgtctctcccataagataaacagcatgttgggtgaacaaattacagttgggcaattgacaaataaagagggcatgaccatgcacatacatattatgatgagtattgtgagatttaattgggcattacgacaaagtacatagaccgctatccagcatgcatctatgcctaaaaattccaccttcaggttatcatccgaaccccctccagtattaagttgctaacaacagacaattgcattaagtattgcgcgtaatgtaatcagtaactatatccttgaacatagcaccaatgttttatccctagtggcaacaaagacatccataatcttagagatttctcacttcctgcagttcacggagacatgaacccactatcgagcataaatactccctcttggagttacaagcatctacttggccagagcatctactagtaacggagagcatgcaagatcataaacaacacatagacataactttgataatcaacataacaagtattctctattcatcggatcccaacaaacgcaacatatagaattacagatagatgatcttgatcatgttaggcagctcacaagatccaacaatgaagcacaatggggagaagacaaccatctagctactactatggacccatagtccaggggtagactactcactcatcactccggaggcgaccatggcggcgtagagtcctccgggagatgattcccctctccggcagggtgccggaggcgatctcctgaatcccccgagatgggattggcggcggcggcgtctctggaaggttttccgtatcgtggctctcggtactgggggtttcgcgacggaggctttaagtaggcggaagggcaggtcaggaggcggcacgaggggcccacaccatagggccgcgcggccagggcaggggccgcgccgccctagggtttggccgcctcgtggccccacttcgtctcctcttcggtcttctggaagcttcgtggcaaaataggaccacagggcgttgatttcgtccaattccgagaatatttcgttactaggatttcgaaaccaaaaccagcagaaacaaagaatcggcacttcggcatcttgttaataggttagttccagaaaatgcacgaatatgacataaagtgtgcataaaacatgtagatatcatcaataatgtggcatggaacacaagaaattatcgatacatcggagacgtatcagcatccccaagcttagttacgcaagtcccgagcaggtaaaacgataacaaagataatttctggagtgacatgccatcataaccttgatcatactatttgtaaagcatatgtagtgaatgcagcgatcaaaacaatgtatatgatatgagtaaacaagtgaatcatatagcaaagacttttcatgaatagtacttcaagacaagcatcaataagtcttgcataagagttaactcataaagcaataaatcaaagtaaaggtattgaagcaacacaaaggacgattaagtttcagcggttgctttcaacttgtaacatgtatatctcatggatattgtcaacatagagtaatataataagtgcaatatgcaagtatgtaggaatcaatgcacagttcacacaagtgtttgcttcttgaggtggagaaaaataggtgaactgactcaacaatgaaagtaaaagaatggtccttcaaagaggaaaaacatcgattgctatatttgtgctagagctttgattttgaaaacatgaaacaattttgtcaacggtagtaataaagcatatgtatcatgtaaattatatcttacaagttgcaagcctcatgcatagtatactaatagtgcccgcaccttgtcctaattagcttggactaccggatcatcgcaatacacatgttttaaccaagtgtcacaaaggggtacctctatgcactttgtacaaaggtctaaggagaaagctcgcattggatttctcgctattgattattctcaacttagacatccataccgggacaacatagacaacagataatggactcctctttaatgcataagcatgtggcaacaattattattctcatatgagattgaggatattgtccaaaactgaaacttccaccatggatcatggctttagttagcggcccaatgttcttctctaacaatatgcatgcttaaccataaggtggtagatttcccttacttcagacaagatgaacatgcatagcaactgacatgatattcaacaaagaatagttgatggcgtccccagaaacatggttatcgcacaacaagcaacttaataagagataaaatgcataagtacatattcaataccacaatagtttttaagctatttgtcccatgagctatatattgtaaaggtgaatgatggaattttaaaggtagcactcaagcaatttactttggaatggcggagaaataccatgtagtaggtaggtatggtggacacaaatggcatagtggttggctcaaggattttggatgcatgagaagtaatctctctcgatacaaggtttaggctagcaaggctatttgaaacaaacacaaggatgaactggtgcagcaaaactcacataaaagacatattgtaaacattataagaatctacaccgtcttccttgttgttcaaactcaatactagaaattatctagaccttagagagaccaaatatgcaaaccaaatttaagcatgctctatgtatttcttcattaatgggtgcaaagtacatgatgcaagagcttaaatatgagcacaacaattgccaagtatcacattatccaagacattatagcaatttactatatgtatcattttccaattccaaccatataacaatttaacgaagaagaaacttcgccatgaatattatgagtaaagcctaaggacatacttgtccatatgctacagcggagcgtgtctctctcccacaaggcgaatgctaggatccattttattcaaacaaaacaaaaaacaaaaacaaaccgacgctccaagcaaagcacataagatgtgatggaataaaaatatagtttcaggggaggaacctgataatgttatcgatgaagaaggggatgcattgggcatccccaagcttagacgcttgagtcctattagaatatgcaggggtgaaccaccggggcatccccaagcttagagctttcactctgcttgatcat
This Lolium perenne isolate Kyuss_39 chromosome 1, Kyuss_2.0, whole genome shotgun sequence DNA region includes the following protein-coding sequences:
- the LOC127344885 gene encoding uncharacterized protein, encoding MGHPTVHFDVPTAAGRQIVSVRCCGRDEEAIVSPLRGSSRDQLAAARSDPGPVIVVFVDRDGKYFTDYGFPSLPISNINLLMLSVLSSLSRLEEMQVGGTASVQTLQPPDVLSLNELFHTASLEESPTSISPCSMRVRVFSDWGIRFYIRTDHSGFYHTYPDVGGQFPSLTEAYSAIDCYLGDRQDPTMRIDPYDPDLVYRVNESTREKIIRNILYWPDGTRKLRLQSLPVDEMRSWMLQLVRALVDKYNDDHNLLGDLAYELKGVVSYHVFNQSGSRRMYYHINFTTKTKDNNDLLFFAETMRERDLLVVSCICRVNPFDKDLGYCYRCLSEVKHPKDDAYVGGHSCLPGTYHSYGPREDVGVTADQLETEEAQVRYSYKDPVDPSFLEKLRAPTEVNYPPLRPVEETLAFISSFCR